A window of Hymenobacter aerilatus contains these coding sequences:
- a CDS encoding family 1 glycosylhydrolase — MNSLFLFATGIENSNPTIKHGAERVDELEKCGHYQHWRTDFDRVQELGISFLRYGPPIHTTFLGPGKYDWSFADETFGELRRRDIVPIVDLCHFGVPDWVGNFQNGEFPTLFAQYARAFAERFPWVQLYTPVNEMYICAEFSALYGWWNEQLASDRAFVTALKYIVKANVLAMHAILEVRPDALFIQSESSEYFHAENPAAIKPAEQLNAKRFLSLDLNYGRRVDSEMYEYLLDNGMTREEYHFFLKGNLKHHCIMGNDYYKTNEHRVRADGSTTASGEVFGYHVITRQYHDRYRLPVMHTETNLWQGPNGDEAVQWLWKEWANVLRVRNDGVPIVGFTWYSLTDQVDWDTALRENNGHVNPLGLYDLDRNIRPVGEAYKQLIHDWRQVLPAQSVCLQVPIIMPSENEEPWARNKKTQARQAQQDKSTAPANTPSAEP, encoded by the coding sequence ATGAACTCTCTCTTTCTGTTTGCTACAGGCATCGAGAACAGCAACCCTACCATCAAGCATGGCGCAGAGCGGGTAGATGAGCTGGAAAAATGTGGCCACTACCAGCATTGGCGCACCGATTTTGATCGGGTGCAAGAGCTGGGTATTTCATTCTTGCGTTATGGCCCGCCTATTCACACCACCTTTCTGGGACCGGGCAAATACGATTGGTCGTTTGCGGATGAAACGTTTGGGGAGCTGCGGCGGCGCGACATTGTGCCCATCGTAGACCTGTGCCACTTTGGGGTGCCCGACTGGGTAGGGAATTTTCAGAACGGTGAGTTTCCTACCCTCTTTGCGCAATATGCGCGGGCCTTTGCCGAGCGCTTTCCGTGGGTGCAGCTCTACACGCCCGTCAATGAAATGTACATCTGCGCCGAGTTTTCGGCGCTGTATGGCTGGTGGAACGAGCAATTAGCCAGTGACAGGGCTTTCGTGACGGCCCTCAAGTACATTGTGAAGGCCAATGTGCTGGCCATGCACGCCATTTTGGAGGTGCGGCCCGATGCGCTGTTTATCCAGAGTGAGTCGTCGGAGTACTTCCACGCTGAGAATCCCGCCGCTATCAAGCCCGCTGAGCAACTGAACGCCAAACGGTTTCTGTCGCTCGACCTCAACTACGGCCGCCGGGTAGACTCCGAGATGTACGAGTATCTCCTGGACAATGGCATGACGCGCGAGGAATATCACTTCTTTCTGAAGGGTAACCTCAAGCACCACTGCATCATGGGCAACGACTACTACAAGACCAACGAGCACCGCGTACGTGCCGATGGCAGCACCACCGCATCGGGCGAGGTGTTCGGCTACCACGTGATTACCCGGCAGTACCACGACCGATACCGCCTACCCGTGATGCACACCGAAACCAACTTGTGGCAAGGGCCCAATGGTGACGAGGCCGTGCAGTGGCTCTGGAAGGAGTGGGCCAACGTGCTGCGCGTGCGCAACGACGGCGTGCCCATCGTGGGCTTCACGTGGTACTCGCTCACCGATCAGGTAGACTGGGACACGGCCCTGCGCGAAAACAACGGCCACGTGAACCCACTGGGCCTCTACGACCTTGACCGCAACATCCGGCCGGTAGGGGAGGCCTACAAACAACTCATCCACGATTGGCGCCAGGTGCTGCCCGCCCAAAGCGTGTGCTTGCAGGTGCCCATCATCATGCCCAGCGAAAACGAGGAGCCATGGGCGCGCAACAAGAAAACCCAGGCCCGGCAAGCACAACAGGATAAATCGACCGCGCCAGCCAACACACCGTCCGCAGAGCCGTAG
- a CDS encoding SDR family oxidoreductase has protein sequence MTLSLKQTVVITGASSGIGLVTARMAAKRGARLVVAARNTEALEQLAEEIRSQGGQAIAVTADVGQEEDVARIASEAIAAFGSFDTWVNNAGVSIFGTCEEVTISDMQRMFQTDFWGTVYGSRVAVQHFKERGSAGALINVGSLFGDWAPPVQSTYSAAKHALHGWTNALRMELEKEKAPVSVTLVHPGRIDTPYNEHARSYLDKQPSHRGMIYPPEAVADAILFSAEHPKRDMYVGGQAKIYAMLAPLFPRLTDKVLELWLYPTQHDDRPSRSREDNALYRAGYGLHERGTHHGWFRSGSLYVQMQKHPLLSAAAVAGLGVAARLWAKSRQAA, from the coding sequence ATGACTCTATCCCTCAAGCAGACCGTCGTCATTACGGGTGCTTCTAGCGGCATTGGCCTCGTCACGGCCCGGATGGCTGCGAAACGCGGTGCCCGCCTTGTAGTAGCGGCCCGCAACACCGAAGCCCTGGAACAACTGGCCGAAGAAATTCGCAGCCAAGGCGGGCAGGCCATTGCAGTTACCGCCGATGTGGGCCAGGAAGAGGACGTGGCACGCATCGCCAGCGAAGCTATTGCCGCCTTTGGCAGCTTCGATACCTGGGTCAATAATGCTGGTGTGTCCATTTTCGGCACGTGCGAAGAGGTGACCATATCCGACATGCAGCGTATGTTCCAGACCGATTTCTGGGGAACAGTGTATGGTTCTCGCGTGGCAGTCCAACACTTCAAAGAGCGAGGTAGCGCGGGCGCTCTTATCAATGTAGGCAGCTTGTTTGGCGACTGGGCTCCTCCGGTGCAGTCTACCTACTCGGCAGCTAAGCATGCCCTGCACGGCTGGACCAATGCCCTGCGCATGGAGCTGGAAAAGGAAAAAGCACCCGTATCTGTCACGCTGGTTCACCCTGGCCGCATCGATACGCCTTACAACGAGCATGCGCGCAGCTATCTGGACAAGCAGCCTTCGCACCGGGGCATGATTTATCCGCCCGAAGCCGTGGCCGACGCTATTCTGTTCTCGGCAGAGCACCCCAAGCGAGACATGTATGTGGGTGGGCAAGCCAAAATTTACGCCATGCTCGCCCCGCTTTTCCCACGTCTCACCGATAAGGTACTGGAGCTATGGCTCTACCCCACGCAGCACGACGACCGGCCTTCACGCAGCCGCGAAGACAATGCCCTTTATCGCGCTGGCTACGGTCTGCACGAGCGAGGCACGCACCACGGCTGGTTCCGTTCGGGTAGCCTCTACGTGCAAATGCAAAAACATCCGCTCCTATCGGCAGCGGCCGTGGCGGGCTTAGGCGTTGCAGCTCGACTTTGGGCAAAAAGCCGACAAGCGGCATAG
- a CDS encoding SDR family NAD(P)-dependent oxidoreductase: MRFENKVALVTGGDSGIGLAVAKRLASEGARLMLVGLDNKKLKAAAQIVLDIGAPAVHTSVCDVAREKKVEATVASALKHFGRLDVIVNNAGLMDFKPLEELTGDDWMRVLSVDLLGTFYFTKQAFLHMPEGGTIVNVSSIHAIETSPLVAPYAAAKAAVLSLTRSSALEGQPKNIRVNSVLPGAIDTPMLWENPNIKSGVEKIDKANVGKPEDVAAAIAYLASEDAKFVQGALLRVDGGRLAQL, encoded by the coding sequence ATGCGATTTGAGAATAAAGTGGCGCTGGTAACCGGCGGCGACAGTGGTATTGGATTGGCCGTGGCCAAGCGGCTGGCCTCCGAAGGCGCCCGCCTAATGTTGGTAGGCCTCGATAACAAAAAACTGAAGGCAGCGGCGCAAATCGTGCTGGATATCGGCGCCCCCGCTGTGCACACCAGCGTCTGCGATGTGGCCAGAGAGAAGAAGGTAGAGGCCACAGTAGCCAGTGCGCTGAAGCATTTTGGCCGCTTGGATGTCATCGTCAACAATGCGGGCCTGATGGACTTCAAGCCCCTGGAAGAACTAACCGGCGACGATTGGATGCGTGTGCTGAGTGTGGATTTGCTGGGTACGTTCTACTTCACCAAGCAAGCTTTTTTGCACATGCCCGAGGGCGGTACCATCGTCAACGTATCCAGCATTCACGCCATCGAAACCAGCCCGCTGGTAGCGCCCTACGCGGCGGCTAAGGCGGCGGTGCTGTCGCTCACGCGCTCCTCGGCGCTGGAGGGGCAGCCCAAGAATATCCGGGTAAACTCCGTACTACCCGGCGCCATCGATACGCCCATGCTCTGGGAGAATCCCAACATCAAAAGCGGGGTAGAGAAAATCGACAAAGCCAACGTGGGAAAACCCGAAGATGTGGCCGCTGCCATTGCCTACCTCGCCTCCGAGGATGCTAAGTTTGTGCAGGGCGCCCTGCTCCGTGTAGATGGGGGCCGCCTAGCGCAGCTGTAA
- a CDS encoding SIR2 family NAD-dependent protein deacylase, with amino-acid sequence MKKKIVALTGAGISAESGLATFRGSDGLWEGHRVEDVATPEGFAKDPTLVLEFYNQRRRAAREAQPNAGHLALAALEHDFDVVVVTQNVDDLHERAGSSHIIHLHGQLFQSRSTRHEELVYPMTGDRIELGDLCERGHQLRPNIVWFGEAVPLMEQAAAEAASADVFLVVGTSLQVYPAAGLVDYAPRYCPVYVIDPQQPPLTSRRHVHFITEPASTGMVRVAAELRAAL; translated from the coding sequence ATGAAAAAGAAAATCGTAGCCCTCACGGGTGCAGGTATTTCGGCTGAGAGTGGCCTGGCTACCTTCCGCGGGTCCGATGGGTTGTGGGAAGGCCACCGCGTGGAGGACGTAGCCACGCCCGAAGGTTTTGCCAAAGACCCTACCCTGGTGCTGGAGTTCTACAACCAACGCCGCCGCGCCGCCCGTGAGGCGCAACCTAATGCGGGCCACCTTGCTCTGGCGGCGCTAGAACACGATTTCGACGTGGTGGTAGTGACGCAGAACGTAGACGACCTGCACGAACGCGCTGGGAGCAGCCACATCATTCACCTGCACGGCCAACTTTTCCAATCGCGGAGCACGCGCCACGAAGAGCTGGTGTATCCCATGACCGGCGACCGGATTGAGCTGGGCGACTTGTGCGAGCGGGGGCACCAACTGCGGCCTAATATTGTGTGGTTTGGCGAGGCGGTGCCACTGATGGAGCAAGCCGCTGCGGAAGCAGCCTCTGCCGATGTCTTTTTGGTGGTAGGCACCTCGCTGCAAGTGTATCCGGCGGCGGGGCTGGTCGATTATGCGCCGCGCTATTGCCCGGTATACGTTATTGACCCACAGCAACCGCCCCTGACCAGTCGTCGCCATGTACACTTTATTACCGAGCCAGCCAGCACGGGCATGGTGCGGGTGGCTGCTGAGCTACGGGCCGCGCTCTAA
- a CDS encoding 3-oxoacyl-ACP synthase III family protein, whose protein sequence is MIRSAIAATGSYIPDTIVGNEDFLTARFFTAEGTEITQEPSTILAKFSAITGIQQRRYAHTDHNASDLGFLAAQDALTSSGIDPETLDYIIVAHNFGDVVSGSNRVDMVPSLASRIKERLAIRNPNCVAYDMAFGCPGWLEAIIQANYYIRSGDAQRCLVIGTETLSRIVDPHDRDTMLFSDGSGAVVLEARSQDGRGILAHHTQTHAHEYAGLLQMGKSYHPEKATEPERYMKMNGRRLYEFALQHVPLVIQTALQKAQVPLQQIRKVLIHQANEKMDIAILQRLFKLYGEEYTNQELMPMTISWLGNSSVATIPTLLDLLQKGQLPGHHIEAGDVVLFASVGAGMNINAVVYQF, encoded by the coding sequence ATGATCCGTTCCGCCATTGCGGCCACAGGCAGCTATATCCCCGATACAATTGTTGGGAATGAAGATTTTCTGACAGCCCGGTTCTTCACGGCCGAAGGCACCGAGATAACACAGGAACCTTCTACCATTCTAGCAAAGTTTAGCGCCATCACGGGCATTCAGCAACGGCGGTATGCCCATACCGACCACAACGCTTCTGATCTGGGCTTCCTGGCAGCGCAAGATGCACTCACCAGCTCCGGCATCGACCCCGAAACGCTCGATTATATCATTGTAGCTCACAACTTTGGTGATGTAGTCTCGGGTAGCAACCGGGTAGATATGGTGCCCTCGCTGGCTTCGCGCATCAAAGAACGGCTGGCCATCCGCAACCCCAACTGCGTGGCCTACGATATGGCCTTTGGCTGCCCCGGTTGGCTGGAAGCCATCATACAGGCTAACTATTACATCCGCTCCGGCGACGCCCAGCGGTGCCTAGTTATCGGCACCGAAACCTTGTCCCGCATTGTAGACCCGCACGACCGCGACACTATGTTGTTCAGCGACGGCAGCGGCGCCGTTGTTTTGGAGGCCCGCTCGCAGGACGGCCGCGGCATTCTGGCGCATCATACCCAAACGCACGCCCACGAATACGCTGGCTTGCTGCAAATGGGCAAGTCCTACCACCCAGAAAAGGCGACGGAGCCAGAGCGCTACATGAAGATGAACGGCCGCCGACTCTACGAATTTGCCTTGCAACACGTACCGCTGGTTATTCAAACGGCGCTGCAAAAGGCGCAAGTACCGCTTCAGCAGATTCGCAAAGTGCTTATCCATCAGGCCAATGAGAAAATGGATATTGCCATACTGCAGCGCCTTTTCAAACTGTATGGTGAGGAATACACCAACCAGGAGCTGATGCCCATGACTATTAGCTGGCTAGGCAATAGCTCGGTGGCTACTATCCCTACCCTACTCGATCTGTTGCAGAAAGGCCAGCTACCCGGCCACCACATTGAAGCGGGAGATGTTGTGCTGTTTGCTTCTGTAGGGGCCGGCATGAACATCAATGCCGTCGTATATCAGTTTTGA
- a CDS encoding Ppx/GppA phosphatase family protein: MEYPLLKLAAIDIGSNAVRCQISAVLLYEGQFRLKRVEYVRYPMRLGEDVFASGQISAPKKEKFVKFLHSLKLLMEVHDVNHHLICATSAMRTATNAPGIVARVREELGLEIQVIDGQAEAAYINRVMEHLLEDKKHYLHIDVGGGSTEFNIYHDRHKVASQSFEVGSIRRMQQAEQGTDGTTLESTWDRMEAWVRENARRYHVTRAIGTGGNIGKIYNMSKPTPGTPITRKTIAATLRGLEAMTMDQRVNVAMLNPDRADVILPAGNIYLSAMEWANIKTMQVPDIGLKDGMMQTLFEDHFEEIRPAANHSGRMPFPNLQSNPTTE; the protein is encoded by the coding sequence ATGGAATATCCACTGCTGAAACTGGCTGCTATTGATATTGGCTCCAACGCCGTCCGTTGCCAGATTTCGGCAGTTTTACTTTACGAAGGTCAGTTCCGACTGAAGCGCGTGGAGTACGTGCGCTACCCCATGCGCCTGGGCGAGGACGTGTTTGCCTCCGGTCAGATTTCGGCGCCTAAGAAGGAGAAGTTTGTGAAGTTTCTGCATTCGCTGAAGCTGCTGATGGAGGTGCACGACGTCAACCACCACCTTATTTGCGCCACCTCGGCCATGCGCACTGCTACCAATGCGCCCGGCATTGTGGCGCGGGTACGCGAGGAGCTGGGCCTGGAAATACAGGTGATTGACGGGCAGGCGGAAGCCGCGTACATCAACCGCGTGATGGAACACCTGCTGGAGGACAAGAAGCACTACCTGCACATCGATGTGGGCGGCGGCAGCACTGAGTTCAACATCTACCACGACCGCCACAAGGTAGCCTCGCAGTCTTTCGAGGTGGGCTCTATTCGGCGGATGCAGCAGGCCGAGCAGGGCACTGATGGCACTACCCTGGAAAGCACCTGGGACCGGATGGAAGCCTGGGTACGCGAGAATGCACGGCGCTACCACGTCACGCGCGCCATTGGCACAGGGGGCAACATTGGCAAGATTTACAACATGAGCAAGCCAACGCCCGGCACGCCTATCACGCGCAAAACCATTGCCGCTACCCTGCGCGGCCTCGAGGCCATGACCATGGACCAGCGCGTGAACGTGGCCATGCTCAACCCCGACCGCGCCGACGTTATTCTACCCGCCGGCAATATCTACCTTTCGGCCATGGAATGGGCCAACATCAAAACCATGCAAGTGCCCGACATCGGCCTGAAAGATGGCATGATGCAGACGCTGTTTGAAGACCACTTCGAGGAAATCCGCCCCGCCGCCAACCACTCCGGCCGCATGCCTTTCCCCAACCTACAAAGCAACCCCACTACGGAGTAA
- the ppk1 gene encoding polyphosphate kinase 1 encodes MKLFKSSDLIRKSKYISRDLSWMRFNYRVLDQAKDTARTLFDRLKFLAITSSNLDEFFMIRVGSLYNYLDYGKERIDYSGLRELPFRRKLLDFAHRFVNDQSLTFLNELKPLFEKNGFSLLKMEDLTETEQKKADGYFKNTVFPLLTPMVYDSYHGFPMMMNQMLIFGVVTRAGSGSLGDGDMEKGQERLTFVQIPQNLARFFELSRKDRVLFVPIEEIVRANLPKLFRNVDILAASLFRITRNGDFTLEESDDIDVDFIKEIQSGLKTRKKGRVVRLEIEQNASPILLSVLKERWKIDNGNVFVINSLIDMKGLFQILKHPNFRGKAARMPAAVPPLSLPEGAEENLFEYLKHYDVLLHHPYNSIEPMVRLLEQAAEDPYVLGIKQTIYRLAEDSRVSAALLKAAENGKHVSVLFEVKARFDEERNIREGAKLEKAGCFVIYGVGKYKTHTKMLQIIRKEGEKVTRYVHIGSGNYNEQTSRLYTDVSMLTTNDVYGHDVSEFFNVITGHSQPDDYEYLITAPKDMRQQLIHLIREEVRNAKKGLPSGIVMKMNSLEDKEMIDEFYKASKAGVPIRFIVRGICCLRPGRVGLSENIEVRSIVGDYLEHSRLFYFHQVGQPKVYAGSADMMVRSFDRRIEALFLIVNPQLKREAISILMMNLLDNQNSYLMREDGAYIRLKPGADEPAINIHRAFYLPDAELLANATPEGLLELLDQQRRRTEQAIAAAQHAAVAGTAPEVPADELLDPLAVAALGEEECDTDEAEEMLETPNHHLGPSKD; translated from the coding sequence ATGAAACTCTTTAAATCTTCCGACCTCATCCGCAAAAGCAAGTACATCAGCCGCGACCTGAGCTGGATGCGCTTCAACTACCGCGTGCTCGACCAGGCCAAGGATACCGCCCGCACGCTGTTCGACCGCCTGAAATTCCTGGCTATTACCTCGTCGAACCTCGACGAGTTTTTCATGATTCGGGTAGGGTCGCTGTACAACTACCTCGACTACGGTAAGGAGCGCATCGACTATTCAGGGCTACGCGAGCTGCCGTTTCGGCGCAAACTGTTGGACTTCGCCCACCGCTTCGTGAACGACCAGTCGCTCACCTTCCTGAATGAACTGAAGCCGCTGTTTGAAAAGAACGGCTTCAGCCTTTTGAAGATGGAAGACCTCACGGAAACTGAGCAGAAGAAGGCCGACGGTTACTTCAAAAACACGGTGTTTCCGCTGCTTACGCCCATGGTATACGATTCCTACCACGGCTTCCCCATGATGATGAACCAGATGCTCATCTTTGGGGTAGTGACGCGGGCGGGCAGCGGTAGCCTAGGCGATGGCGATATGGAAAAAGGGCAGGAGCGCCTCACCTTCGTGCAGATTCCGCAGAACCTGGCGCGCTTCTTCGAGTTGTCGCGCAAAGACAGGGTGCTGTTTGTTCCTATTGAAGAGATTGTGCGGGCCAACCTACCCAAGCTGTTCCGCAACGTGGATATTCTGGCGGCGAGTCTGTTCCGCATCACCCGCAACGGTGATTTCACGCTGGAAGAGTCGGACGACATCGACGTGGATTTCATCAAAGAGATTCAGTCGGGCTTGAAAACGCGCAAGAAGGGTAGGGTAGTACGCCTGGAAATCGAGCAGAACGCCTCCCCAATTTTGCTGAGTGTACTGAAGGAGCGCTGGAAGATTGACAACGGCAACGTGTTCGTTATCAACTCGCTGATTGATATGAAAGGGCTGTTTCAGATTCTGAAGCACCCGAACTTCCGAGGCAAAGCGGCTCGCATGCCAGCGGCAGTGCCTCCACTTAGCCTGCCCGAAGGCGCCGAGGAAAACTTGTTTGAATACCTCAAGCACTACGATGTGCTGCTGCATCATCCCTACAACAGCATCGAGCCCATGGTGCGGCTGCTGGAGCAGGCTGCCGAGGACCCCTACGTGCTGGGTATCAAGCAGACCATTTACCGTTTGGCCGAGGACTCGCGGGTGTCGGCGGCATTACTGAAGGCGGCTGAGAACGGCAAGCACGTGTCGGTGCTGTTTGAAGTGAAAGCGCGTTTTGACGAGGAGCGCAACATTCGTGAGGGCGCCAAGCTGGAAAAGGCCGGCTGCTTCGTGATTTACGGGGTAGGAAAGTACAAGACCCACACCAAGATGTTGCAGATCATCCGCAAGGAAGGCGAGAAGGTGACGCGCTACGTGCACATCGGGTCAGGCAACTACAACGAGCAAACCTCGCGTCTCTACACCGATGTGAGCATGCTCACGACCAACGACGTGTATGGTCACGACGTGTCGGAATTCTTTAACGTTATCACCGGCCACTCTCAGCCCGACGACTACGAGTACCTCATCACGGCGCCAAAGGATATGCGTCAGCAACTCATTCACCTCATCCGTGAGGAGGTGAGGAATGCCAAGAAGGGTCTGCCCAGCGGCATTGTGATGAAGATGAATTCCTTGGAAGACAAGGAGATGATAGATGAGTTTTACAAGGCCAGCAAGGCTGGTGTGCCCATTCGGTTCATTGTGCGCGGCATTTGCTGCTTGCGGCCGGGTAGGGTAGGGCTGAGTGAGAACATTGAGGTGCGCAGCATTGTAGGCGACTACTTGGAACACTCGCGCCTGTTCTATTTTCATCAGGTCGGGCAGCCGAAAGTATACGCCGGCTCGGCCGATATGATGGTGCGCTCCTTTGACCGGCGTATTGAGGCGCTGTTTCTGATTGTGAATCCGCAGCTCAAGCGTGAGGCCATCAGCATCCTGATGATGAACCTGCTGGACAACCAGAATTCCTACCTCATGCGCGAGGATGGGGCATACATCCGCCTCAAGCCGGGTGCCGACGAACCCGCCATCAACATCCACCGCGCTTTCTACCTGCCCGATGCAGAGCTGCTGGCCAACGCCACGCCCGAGGGCCTACTCGAACTGCTGGACCAGCAGCGCCGTCGCACCGAGCAAGCAATTGCTGCCGCCCAGCACGCTGCTGTGGCCGGCACCGCCCCCGAGGTACCCGCCGACGAGCTACTCGATCCGCTGGCTGTAGCCGCCCTGGGCGAGGAAGAATGCGACACCGATGAAGCAGAAGAAATGCTGGAAACGCCTAACCATCACCTAGGGCCAAGCAAGGACTGA
- the gyrB gene encoding DNA topoisomerase (ATP-hydrolyzing) subunit B, with protein MSETTENKVPAEYSADSIQVLEGLEAVRKRPAMYIGDIGIKGLHHLVWEVVDNSIDEALAGYCDRIEVTINENNSITVRDNGRGIPVDFHQKEGRSALEVVMTVLHAGGKFDKDSYKVSGGLHGVGVSCVNALSQDLKVTVRRKGKVYQQEYKIGFPQYPVKEIGETDEHGTQVDFLPDDTIFTESVYKYETIAGRLRELAYLNKGIRIVLTDRREQQEDGSYLGEEFYSQGGLSEFVQYLDNGRTVLMPKPIHVESEKGGTPVEVALQYNDSYQEHIFSYVNNINTHEGGTHVAGFRAALTRTLKAYADKSGMLEKAKVEIQGDDFREGLTAVISVKVAEPQFEGQTKTKLGNSDVSGAVNTVVGEILNQFLEENPKEARIIIEKVILAAKARIAARKAREMVQRKTVLGSTALPGKLADCSETDPAICELYLVEGDSAGGTAKQGRNRGFQAILPLRGKILNVEKAQEHHIYENQEIRNMITALGVSMEKKVSEDDGTTNSSLNTDKLRYHKVIIMTDADIDGSHIRTLILTFFFRYMRELVDRGYIYIALPPLYLVKKGKEERYCWTEQERMDAQEEMGRGKPDSVNVQRYKGLGEMNAEQLWETTMQPETRSLKQVTVESAAEADHLFSMLMGDEVGPRREFIERNAKYAKLDV; from the coding sequence ATGAGCGAAACCACCGAAAATAAAGTCCCCGCCGAGTACTCCGCGGATAGCATTCAGGTACTCGAAGGACTGGAAGCCGTGCGCAAGCGCCCGGCCATGTACATTGGCGATATTGGCATCAAAGGCCTGCACCACTTGGTGTGGGAAGTAGTAGACAACTCTATTGATGAGGCCCTGGCTGGTTATTGCGACCGGATTGAGGTGACCATCAACGAAAACAACTCTATCACCGTGCGCGACAACGGCCGCGGTATTCCGGTTGATTTTCACCAGAAAGAAGGTCGCTCGGCCCTGGAAGTGGTAATGACCGTGCTGCACGCCGGTGGCAAGTTCGATAAGGACAGCTACAAGGTGTCGGGCGGCTTGCACGGGGTAGGCGTGAGCTGCGTAAACGCGCTTAGCCAGGACCTGAAGGTAACCGTGCGCCGCAAAGGAAAGGTGTACCAGCAGGAGTATAAAATCGGCTTCCCACAGTACCCGGTAAAGGAAATCGGCGAGACGGATGAGCACGGCACCCAGGTAGATTTTCTGCCCGACGATACGATTTTCACGGAGTCGGTTTACAAATATGAAACCATTGCAGGGCGTCTGCGCGAGCTGGCCTACCTCAACAAAGGCATCCGCATTGTCCTCACCGACCGCCGTGAGCAGCAGGAAGACGGCAGCTACCTAGGCGAGGAATTCTACTCGCAGGGTGGTCTGAGCGAGTTCGTACAGTACCTCGACAACGGCCGTACGGTGCTCATGCCCAAGCCCATCCACGTAGAAAGCGAGAAGGGCGGCACCCCAGTAGAAGTAGCGTTGCAGTACAACGATTCCTACCAGGAGCACATCTTCAGCTACGTTAACAACATCAACACCCACGAGGGCGGCACGCACGTGGCTGGCTTCCGGGCGGCTCTCACGCGCACGCTGAAGGCCTACGCCGATAAGTCGGGGATGCTGGAGAAGGCGAAGGTAGAGATTCAGGGCGACGACTTCCGCGAGGGCCTCACAGCTGTTATTTCCGTGAAGGTAGCCGAGCCGCAGTTTGAAGGCCAGACTAAGACCAAGCTCGGCAACTCTGACGTGAGCGGCGCCGTGAACACGGTGGTAGGTGAAATCCTGAACCAGTTTCTGGAAGAAAACCCCAAGGAAGCCCGCATCATCATCGAAAAAGTGATTCTGGCGGCTAAAGCCCGCATTGCGGCTCGCAAGGCCCGCGAGATGGTGCAGCGCAAAACCGTGCTGGGCTCAACGGCCCTACCCGGCAAGCTGGCTGACTGCTCGGAAACGGATCCTGCTATCTGTGAGCTGTACCTGGTGGAAGGTGACTCGGCTGGTGGTACTGCCAAACAAGGCCGCAACCGGGGCTTCCAGGCCATTTTGCCGCTGCGCGGTAAAATCCTGAACGTGGAGAAGGCGCAAGAGCACCACATCTACGAAAACCAGGAAATCCGCAACATGATTACGGCCCTGGGCGTGAGTATGGAGAAGAAGGTGAGCGAAGACGATGGTACCACCAACAGCTCCCTGAACACCGACAAGCTGCGCTACCACAAGGTCATCATCATGACCGACGCCGACATCGACGGCTCGCACATCCGCACGCTGATCCTGACGTTCTTCTTCCGCTACATGCGTGAGCTAGTGGACCGGGGCTACATCTACATTGCCCTACCCCCGCTCTACCTCGTGAAGAAGGGTAAGGAGGAGCGCTACTGCTGGACCGAGCAAGAACGCATGGATGCCCAGGAGGAAATGGGCCGCGGCAAGCCCGACTCAGTGAACGTACAGCGCTACAAGGGCTTGGGCGAAATGAACGCCGAGCAGCTATGGGAAACCACCATGCAGCCCGAAACTCGCTCTCTGAAGCAGGTAACTGTAGAATCGGCTGCTGAGGCCGACCACCTGTTCTCGATGCTGATGGGCGACGAGGTAGGCCCCCGTCGCGAGTTCATCGAGCGAAACGCGAAATACGCGAAGCTGGACGTTTAA